The Bombus vancouverensis nearcticus unplaced genomic scaffold, iyBomVanc1_principal scaffold0028, whole genome shotgun sequence genome includes a window with the following:
- the LOC117165668 gene encoding katanin p60 ATPase-containing subunit A-like 2 has product MVTNRNRNQWTSWKEKAKPNLKIRHRYIDISDVLFREARLSPEHRVCDNIDLEIIVAEYENYYKMKFQKYPILCKKITGREMTREVTNASKTVCRSIETKAKSVSKQARSEPVKETNLQQKITDDNTNHINLAMTVTSIFPNESDGRSSEELFNVPMEQSMQSKILKCIEKLYSDNPELRKIAEDISCEIIVNKLNVHWDDVIGLEECKTAVKEAVVYPLKYHIFFDGPFSPWKGILLYGPPGTGKTKLAKAVATECHCTFFNITASSLVSKWRGDSEKYIRVLFELAYSHSPTIIFIDEIDWIATNKGDCILSEPAKRFRSELLSKLDGLVSNENSNVVLLATTNSPWGIDAALLRRLEKQIYVSLPNEVARLGIFKLYLNNHLLENTDIVHHIVKCTERYSCADIKLLCKQA; this is encoded by the exons atgg tgaccaatcgaaatagaaatcagtggacatcgtggaaagagaaggcgaaaccaaatttgaaaattcgacatcg gtatatagacattagcgatgtattattccgggaagctcgtctatctcccgaacatcgggtctgcgacaacatcgatttggaaattatcgttgcagagtatgaaaattattacaagatgaaatttcaaaaatatcccatattgtgtaagaaaataactggaagggaaatgacgagggaagtgacaaatgcaagcaaaac tgtttgtagaagtattgagacaaaagccaaatctgttagtaaacaagcgagaagtgagcctgtgaaagagacgaatctacagcagaagataactgatgacaatacgaatcatattaatctcgcaatgacagtgacgtcaatatttcccaatgagagtgatggacgttcatcagaagagctatttaacgtcccaatggaacaatccatgcaatcgaagatattgaaatgcattgaaaagctttattcagataatccggaattacgaaagattgctgaggacatctcatgc gagatcatagtaaacaaattaaatgtacattgggatgacgttataggcctagaggaatgtaaaaccgctgttaaggaggccgttgtgtatccccttaagtatcatatcttttttgatggcccgttttccccctggaaaggtattttgctgtatggcccacctggtacag ggaaaacaaagttagcgaaggcagtcgcgacagaatgccattgcaccttttttaacataactgccagctcattggtcagcaaatggagaggcgattccgagaagtatatacgt gttttatttgaacttgcctatagtcattcgcctacaattatttttatcgacgagattgactggatcgccacaaataaaggagactgtatattgtctgaacctgcaaagagattcagatcagaacttctttctaaattggatggattagtgtctaatgagaattctaatgtagttcttctggctacaactaattccccttg gggcattgatgcagctttactcaggcgtctcgaaaagcaaatatacgtatcattacccaatgaagttgctcgacttggtatattcaaattGTACCTTAacaaccacttattagaaaatacagatattgtacaccacatagtaaaatgtactgaaagatattcttgtgcagatataaaattgctttgtaagcaagcgtga